GACTTCTTCCGCAAGGGCTGGAACATCTTCGACTTCCTGATCGTCACCGCCAGCCTGATTCCCATGGACGACTCGGAGATGGTGCTGCTGGCGCGGCTGCTGCGCATCTTCCGGGTGCTGCGTCTGGTCTCGATGATCCCCGAGCTGCGCCTGCTGATCGCCGCCCTGTTCAAGTCGATCCCGCGCATGGGCTACGTGGCGCTGCTGATGTTCATCATCTTCTACATCTACGGCGCCATCGGCAGCTTCCTGTTCGCCAGCGTCGACGAGAAGCTGTGGGGCAACATCTCGCTGGCCATGCTGACGCTCTTCCAGGTGGCCACCTTCGAGAGCTGGGCCACGGCGGTGCTCTACCCGACCATGGAGCACTACCCCTACGCCTGGATCTACTTCCTGACCTTCATCTTCCTCAACGCCTTCATCTTCCTGAACATGATGATGGGCATCGCGCTCGACGTGATGCAGAAGGAGAGCCTGGCCATCGAGCTGGAGACCGGGGAGGGGGAGGCCGCGGAGCTGCACGGCCTGCGCGACGACGTGCGCGAACTGCGCGCCCAGCTGTCGCGGATGGAGGCGCTGCTGGAACGTCAGCGGCGTTAAGCCGGCAGGCACTGTACATGGAAAGTTGACAAAGGGTCTCAACCTTGATTCTCTAGAGGCATGAACATGACTGCGTACGACCTCGACCTACGACTACTAGCCCGCGCCTGAACAGCGAGCGGCGATGCCCCCTGTGCATCGTCTGGAGTCCGGTCAAAACGAGGTTGTACCATGTCTGCCCCCATGAATACCCCCATCCATGCCCATCGTGTCGCCTGCGTCAGCCAAGTGGCTGCCGTCTGTGCGATCATGTGCGAAGCGAGTCCCGACGCCCCGACTGGCCATTGCCCGTCGGGGCGTTATCGTTTCCGCACCGCCCACTGATTCAGCCGCACCGTCGCCCAGGGAGAATGCCACCATGATGCTCGACAACCCCGCCTCCAAGTATCGCCCCTTCGTCGCCGTGGACCTGCCGGATCGCCAGTGGCCCAGCCGTCGCATCGAGCAGCCGCCGATCTGGGCCAGCGTCGACCTGCGCGACGGCAACCAGTCGCTGATCGACCCCATGGACCAGGAGCGCAAGCAGCGCTTCTTCGACCTGCTGGTGAGGATCGGCTTCAAGGAGATCGAGGTGGGCTTCCCTTCGGCCTCCCAGACCGACTTCGACTTCGTGCGCTCGCTGATCGAGGGCAACCGGATTCCCGACGACGTCACCATCCAGGTGCTGACCCAGGCCCGCGACCACCTGATCGACCGTACCTTCGAGTCCCTGAAGGGCGCCAAGAACGCCATCGTCCACGTCTACAACGCCACCGACCCGGTCTTCCGCCGCGTGGTGTTCAACGTGACGAAGGAGGAGTGCATCGGCATCGCCGTGGACGCCACCACCCTCATCCGGCAGCGCATGGCGGAGGCCCCGGAGACGAACTGGACCTTCCAGTACTCGCCGGAGCTCTTCACCACCAGCGAGATGGACTTCGCCAAGGAGGTGGTCGAGGCGGTGATGGAGGCCTACGGTGCCACCGCCGAGAAGCCGATGATCGTCAACCTGCCGGCTACCGTGGAGGCGGCATCGCCCAACAACTACGCCGACCAGGTGGAGTGGTTCTGTCGCCACGTGAAGAACCGGGATGCCCTGATCGTCAGCGTGCCCCCCCACAACGACCGCGGCACCGGCGTGGCCGCCGCCGAGCTGACCCTGATGGCGGGCGCCGACCGCGTCGAGGGCACCCTGTTCGGCAACGGCGAGCGCACCGGCAACGTCGATATCGTCACCCTGGCCATGAACATGTACACCCAGGGCGTGCACCCGGGCCTCGACTTCTCCAACATCACGCCGATCATGCGCGAGGTGGAGTACTGCAACCAGCTGCCGGTGCATCCGCGCCACCCCTACGTGGGCGACCTGGTCTTCACCGCCTTCTCCGGCTCCCACCAGGACGCCATCAAGAAGGGCATGGCGGAGCGCCGCGCCAATCCCGACGCCGTCTGGGAGGTGCCCTACCTGCCCATCGACCCGCTGGACGTGGGCCGCAGCTACGAGGCGGTGATTCGCGTCAACAGCCAGTCCGGCA
The Halomonas alkalicola DNA segment above includes these coding regions:
- a CDS encoding ion transporter, which gives rise to MSAPFDTWRDRFERLRSNKAFELTVITIIVVSALLIGAKTYEEEVSRFQEVMLWLDVGVTVFFLVEILIRMAAEKRLRDFFRKGWNIFDFLIVTASLIPMDDSEMVLLARLLRIFRVLRLVSMIPELRLLIAALFKSIPRMGYVALLMFIIFYIYGAIGSFLFASVDEKLWGNISLAMLTLFQVATFESWATAVLYPTMEHYPYAWIYFLTFIFLNAFIFLNMMMGIALDVMQKESLAIELETGEGEAAELHGLRDDVRELRAQLSRMEALLERQRR
- the leuA gene encoding 2-isopropylmalate synthase is translated as MMLDNPASKYRPFVAVDLPDRQWPSRRIEQPPIWASVDLRDGNQSLIDPMDQERKQRFFDLLVRIGFKEIEVGFPSASQTDFDFVRSLIEGNRIPDDVTIQVLTQARDHLIDRTFESLKGAKNAIVHVYNATDPVFRRVVFNVTKEECIGIAVDATTLIRQRMAEAPETNWTFQYSPELFTTSEMDFAKEVVEAVMEAYGATAEKPMIVNLPATVEAASPNNYADQVEWFCRHVKNRDALIVSVPPHNDRGTGVAAAELTLMAGADRVEGTLFGNGERTGNVDIVTLAMNMYTQGVHPGLDFSNITPIMREVEYCNQLPVHPRHPYVGDLVFTAFSGSHQDAIKKGMAERRANPDAVWEVPYLPIDPLDVGRSYEAVIRVNSQSGKGGVSYLLEQEHGIELPRRLSIEFSQVVQEVADRTGKEITSQMIYQAFADEYLAQTTPFGLVSHRLSSEADSPRVSLEATIEEHGERRSIRGEGNGPLAAYIKALAAAGHDVEIIDYHEHSRGQGADAEAIAYVEVRIDGKAVFGVGTDESITSASMKAVMSAINRHVSTQAPAANVTAESLEVAK